Proteins from a single region of Stappia sp. ES.058:
- a CDS encoding YihY/virulence factor BrkB family protein, translating to MPDALHRNIVDLTARRHCRIQQDMMILRTIRATLSVTLDALAHMSRDDGFVLASHVALSSLLALFPFLIFIAALTGFFGMENMADRIAALLFDAWPEKVAGPISREIRVVLTEPRSDALTFGIVVALWFASNGVEALRVALNRAYQAHETRGYVRLRLQAIVMILLGTIILIAFAVLIVLAPLVWTAALAYAPIVEEFTAQLNLSRYLIATLLTGGGLIAVHALLPAGRRRLGEILPGVLATLCLWLVAGAAFGAYLASFANYVSTYAGLAGAMTALVFLYMVAICFVFGGELNAAIMRARKSTRTAG from the coding sequence TTGCCTGACGCCTTGCACCGCAACATCGTCGACTTGACCGCACGCCGGCACTGCCGCATTCAGCAGGACATGATGATCCTTCGAACGATCCGCGCCACCCTGTCCGTGACACTGGATGCCCTGGCTCACATGTCGCGCGACGACGGCTTCGTACTCGCGAGCCACGTGGCGCTGTCGTCACTGCTGGCGCTGTTTCCCTTCCTGATCTTCATCGCCGCGCTCACCGGTTTTTTCGGCATGGAGAACATGGCCGACCGGATCGCGGCGCTTTTGTTCGATGCCTGGCCGGAAAAGGTCGCCGGGCCGATTTCCCGGGAAATCCGGGTCGTCCTGACCGAGCCGCGCAGCGATGCGCTGACCTTCGGTATCGTGGTGGCGCTGTGGTTTGCCTCCAACGGAGTGGAGGCGCTGCGCGTGGCGCTGAACCGCGCCTATCAGGCGCATGAGACCCGCGGTTATGTCCGTTTGCGCCTGCAGGCGATTGTCATGATCCTGCTCGGGACGATCATCCTGATCGCCTTCGCCGTCCTGATCGTTCTGGCCCCGTTGGTCTGGACGGCGGCCCTTGCCTATGCCCCCATCGTCGAGGAGTTCACCGCACAGTTGAACCTGTCGCGCTACCTGATCGCGACGCTTTTGACCGGTGGCGGGCTGATCGCCGTCCATGCGCTCCTGCCGGCCGGACGCCGGCGCCTCGGCGAGATCCTGCCCGGCGTTCTGGCAACACTGTGCCTCTGGCTTGTCGCGGGCGCGGCCTTCGGCGCCTATCTGGCGAGCTTCGCCAATTACGTCTCCACATACGCCGGTCTCGCCGGTGCGATGACGGCGCTGGTCTTTCTCTACATGGTGGCGATCTGCTTCGTCTTCGGCGGCGAGTTGAACGCCGCCATCATGCGCGCCCGGAAATCGACGCGCACTGCCGGCTGA